Part of the Sinorhizobium sp. BG8 genome, AGGTCTATGCCACCGTCGAGCCGATGTCGCTCCGCGACGTCAAAGGTGATCACTTCACGCTCGGCGAACCCGAGCGCGTCGACCTTTCCACGATGGACGTGGTGCTCCTGCGCCAGGATCCGCCCTTCGACATGTCGTACATCACCTCGACGCATATGCTCGAACGCATTCATCCGAAGACCCTCGTCGTCAACGATCCGGCCTGGGTGCGCAATTCTCCGGAGAAGATTTTCGTCACCGAGTTTGCCGATCTGATGCCGGCCACCCTCATCACGCGCGATCCCGGCGAGATCCGGCGCTTCCGAGAGGAAATGGGCGACATCATCCTGAAGCCGCTCTACGGAAACGGCGGCGCCGGCGTGTTCCACTCGACCCGCGACGACCGGAACCTGTCGTCTCTGCTGGAGATGTTCGGGCAGATGTTTCGCGAGCCCTTCATCGCGCAGCAGTATTTGCCCGACGTACGAAAGGGCGACAAGCGCATCATCCTGGTCGACGGCGAGCCGGTCGGCGCCATCAACCGCGTTCCGGCGGAACACGATTCGCGCTCGAACATGCATGTGGGCGGGCGCGCCGAACCGACCGAACTGACAGCGCGCGAGCGGGAAATCTGTGATCGTATCGGACCGGCCCTGCGCGAGCGCGGCTTCCTCCTCGTCGGGATCGACGTCATCGGCGACTACATGACCGAGATCAACGTGACGTCTCCGACCGGCATTCGCGAGGTGCGCAAGTTCGGCGGAGCCGATATTGCCGCCCTTCTTTGGGATGCGATCGAAAGCAAGCGCTAAATAAAGCCCCTGTGGCGGTTCTCGGGATCTCGCACTCTGCTCGGGCCTTCAAGTCTTTGACGGGTGGAAAGGCCGGATGCCTGGCGTTCAGGGCTCCTTTCGTCGCCCTTCCGTTCCAACAATACAACTCGATGCAACTTCGGCGGTAGAATTTCAATATTTCGTTCGATGATTGTTCTTGTTTTATTCCGTTATCCGTGCAACATTCGGCCCTGCAACTCATGATGAGTTGTGGTGCCGCGGCATGATGGGCGGCCTGAGGGGGCACTCATGGTGGCACGAGTCAGCACGGTGGCATTTCAGGGCATAGAGGGCGTTCCTGTCGATGTGCAGGTGATGGTGGCGCCTGGCAAGGTGAACATGCATATCGTTGGCCTGCCGGACAAGGCGGTCGCCGAAAGTCGCGAACGGGTACAGGCAGCGCTTCACGCGTCCGGCCTGGCGCTTCCGGCCAAGAAAGTCACGATCAACCTCGCTCCCGCGGATCTGCCGAAGGAAGGCAGCCATTTCGACCTTCCGATCGCACTGGGTCTCATGGCCGTGCTCGGCGCGATACCCGCCGATGCGCTGGAAGGTTATGTGG contains:
- the gshB gene encoding glutathione synthase produces the protein MANIKNVAVQMDHVSSISIGGDSTFAMSLEAQARGYNLFHYTPDRLSLRDGKVYATVEPMSLRDVKGDHFTLGEPERVDLSTMDVVLLRQDPPFDMSYITSTHMLERIHPKTLVVNDPAWVRNSPEKIFVTEFADLMPATLITRDPGEIRRFREEMGDIILKPLYGNGGAGVFHSTRDDRNLSSLLEMFGQMFREPFIAQQYLPDVRKGDKRIILVDGEPVGAINRVPAEHDSRSNMHVGGRAEPTELTAREREICDRIGPALRERGFLLVGIDVIGDYMTEINVTSPTGIREVRKFGGADIAALLWDAIESKR